In a genomic window of Candidatus Thiothrix sulfatifontis:
- a CDS encoding cytochrome c4, producing MKKVLMLVLSSLAVSIATSAWAEGGNAEAGKTKSATCVACHGADGNSVNPEWPKLAGQHPSYILKQLMNFKHDERVNALMTPMAKPLSDQDMADLAAYFSSQVKKPGEADKTKVALGEQIYKGGNNATGVAACAACHGPNGAGNPAANFPAINGQHASYIKLQLNNFHKTERANDPGKMMRNIAAGMTDAEIEAVAEYMAGLQ from the coding sequence ATGAAAAAAGTACTCATGCTTGTACTGAGTAGCTTGGCTGTCAGTATCGCTACTTCTGCTTGGGCAGAAGGTGGCAATGCTGAAGCAGGCAAAACCAAATCCGCGACATGCGTAGCCTGCCACGGTGCAGACGGCAACAGCGTTAATCCTGAATGGCCTAAACTGGCAGGTCAACACCCAAGCTACATTTTGAAGCAGTTAATGAACTTCAAACACGATGAGCGGGTCAACGCGCTGATGACGCCAATGGCAAAGCCTTTGAGCGATCAAGACATGGCTGACTTGGCGGCTTACTTCTCTTCTCAGGTGAAGAAACCCGGCGAAGCAGACAAAACCAAAGTCGCACTGGGTGAGCAGATTTACAAAGGTGGTAACAATGCCACTGGTGTTGCTGCTTGTGCTGCTTGCCACGGCCCGAACGGTGCTGGCAACCCTGCGGCTAACTTCCCGGCGATCAACGGTCAACACGCGTCTTACATCAAGCTTCAGTTGAACAATTTCCATAAAACTGAACGCGCCAATGACCCTGGCAAAATGATGCGCAATATCGCCGCAGGCATGACAGATGCCGAGATTGAAGCAGTCGCGGAGTACATGGCTGGCTTGCAGTAA
- the yihA gene encoding ribosome biogenesis GTP-binding protein YihA/YsxC, with protein sequence MNSYYQQATFLQSATTHKTLPAEGGLEIAFAGRSNAGKSSVINRVCSQKSLARTSKTPGRTQLINFFQLPDAHFLVDLPGYGYAKVPEAVKLEWQKFIESYLTQRNTLRGMVLVMDIRHPMTDYDQAMLRWARNRMLPVHVLLNKSDKLTRGAGMNVLLQVRKTLADYGMASVQTFSALSKQGLDECWDTLDKWLGKGG encoded by the coding sequence ATGAACAGCTATTACCAACAGGCTACTTTTTTGCAAAGTGCCACTACCCACAAAACGCTGCCTGCTGAGGGCGGTTTAGAAATTGCCTTTGCTGGGCGTTCTAATGCCGGAAAATCTAGCGTAATCAATCGCGTATGCTCGCAAAAGTCGTTGGCAAGAACCAGTAAAACGCCCGGCAGAACCCAGTTGATCAACTTTTTTCAGTTACCCGACGCGCATTTTTTGGTGGATTTGCCCGGTTACGGCTACGCCAAAGTACCGGAAGCCGTGAAACTAGAATGGCAGAAGTTCATCGAATCGTATTTGACACAGCGAAATACCTTACGCGGGATGGTGTTGGTGATGGATATTCGCCACCCGATGACCGATTACGATCAGGCGATGTTGCGCTGGGCACGCAATAGAATGTTGCCGGTGCATGTGCTGCTCAACAAATCGGACAAGTTGACACGCGGGGCGGGAATGAATGTGTTGTTGCAAGTACGCAAAACTTTAGCGGATTACGGCATGGCTTCGGTACAAACATTTTCCGCGCTTAGCAAGCAGGGACTGGATGAGTGTTGGGATACTTTGGACAAATGGTTGGGGAAGGGGGGGTGA
- a CDS encoding Do family serine endopeptidase gives MAMLPLTSKIVLLAAFILPIAAPSAVSGALPTEINGQALPSLATMLEKVTPAVVNIATEGRQPIDDSLLNDPFFKRFFGDAPPGERRINGTGSGVIIHAQRGHILTNSHVVESADAIHVTLKDGRKYLAEVVGIDPRADLAVLQIPSERLTAMRFGDSDRLRVGDFVVAIGNPYSIGQTVTSGIISALHRNPGISEYENFIQTDAPINLGNSGGPLVNLNGELIGINTAILGDQAGGNLGIGFAVPINTAAGVITQIVQYGNVERGQLGVEVQDIDTAMARDFGIKPNEGAIINQVLVGSPAEKAGVEAGDIVVKMNNKNVQGAVDVKNIIGDLRVGTEVNMTLLRAGRPRNITVIIEPSKAEKSAAPARTDNLRNAVAQPFWEKELR, from the coding sequence ATGGCTATGTTACCCCTCACGTCCAAGATAGTTTTATTGGCTGCCTTTATCCTGCCGATTGCTGCACCCAGTGCGGTATCTGGCGCGTTGCCGACTGAAATTAATGGGCAAGCATTGCCGTCACTGGCCACGATGCTGGAGAAAGTTACCCCGGCCGTCGTAAACATTGCCACCGAAGGCCGCCAACCAATTGACGATTCCTTGCTGAACGATCCTTTCTTCAAACGCTTTTTCGGGGATGCCCCTCCGGGCGAGCGGCGCATCAACGGCACAGGTTCCGGCGTGATTATTCACGCACAACGTGGTCACATACTCACCAATTCCCACGTGGTTGAAAGTGCCGACGCGATTCACGTTACCCTGAAAGATGGGCGCAAATACCTCGCAGAAGTGGTGGGAATCGATCCGCGTGCTGACTTAGCGGTGCTACAAATTCCATCGGAACGCTTAACCGCCATGCGCTTTGGCGACTCCGACCGTTTGCGAGTAGGGGATTTCGTGGTAGCAATCGGCAACCCTTACAGCATTGGTCAAACGGTAACGTCGGGCATCATCAGCGCCTTGCACCGCAACCCCGGCATCAGCGAGTACGAGAACTTTATTCAAACAGATGCACCGATTAACCTAGGCAATTCGGGCGGCCCATTGGTTAATTTAAATGGCGAACTGATCGGCATTAACACCGCTATTCTTGGTGATCAAGCGGGTGGCAATTTGGGCATTGGCTTCGCGGTTCCGATCAATACCGCTGCGGGCGTTATCACCCAAATTGTTCAATACGGCAATGTTGAGCGTGGTCAATTGGGGGTTGAAGTACAAGACATTGATACCGCAATGGCGCGTGACTTTGGCATCAAACCTAACGAAGGCGCGATTATCAACCAAGTTCTGGTGGGGTCTCCTGCTGAAAAAGCCGGTGTCGAAGCCGGTGACATCGTGGTAAAAATGAATAATAAAAATGTTCAGGGTGCAGTTGATGTCAAAAACATAATCGGCGATTTGCGAGTAGGCACAGAAGTCAACATGACGTTGTTACGTGCGGGTCGCCCAAGGAATATCACGGTCATTATTGAACCGTCCAAGGCAGAGAAGTCTGCCGCTCCTGCTCGCACTGACAATCTGCGCAATGCAGTGGCTCAACCTTTCTGGGAAAAAGAATTGCGTTAA
- a CDS encoding DnaJ domain-containing protein, giving the protein MEYKDYYKTLGVERNADQDSIKKAFRRMAAKYHPDRNAEKGAEARFKEINEANEVLSDPTKRARYDQLGAEWRAGQNFKPPPSWNNNSPQFDASFFEGIARRGVNNQQSASGFSDFFEGLFGGSLRRNSSGNANAAHATSAAATLDIGIEDIYRGLKTVRLPTGDSVQIRIPPDISEDKRIRIPGKGAHGADVFLKVKLTEHPLYRREGSHIYLDLPIAPWEAALGETVTVKTLAGKISLKIPPGSQSGRKMRLKGRGLAGQEAGDLYIVLQVSTPPADTAEQKEYYAKMKTLFTWNPRQHLT; this is encoded by the coding sequence ATGGAATACAAGGACTACTACAAAACATTAGGGGTGGAACGCAACGCTGATCAAGACAGCATTAAAAAAGCGTTTCGGCGCATGGCAGCCAAATACCACCCTGACCGCAATGCAGAAAAAGGCGCCGAGGCACGCTTCAAAGAAATCAATGAAGCCAATGAAGTCCTAAGCGACCCGACCAAACGCGCCCGTTACGACCAACTGGGTGCTGAATGGCGTGCCGGTCAAAACTTCAAACCGCCGCCAAGCTGGAATAATAATTCCCCGCAATTCGATGCGTCTTTTTTTGAAGGCATTGCGCGGCGTGGTGTCAATAATCAGCAGTCCGCTTCTGGCTTCAGTGATTTTTTTGAAGGCTTATTCGGTGGCAGCTTGCGGCGCAATTCAAGCGGAAATGCCAATGCCGCACACGCCACCTCCGCTGCTGCCACCTTAGACATTGGTATAGAAGACATTTACCGTGGGCTAAAAACGGTGCGCCTGCCGACGGGAGACAGTGTGCAAATCCGCATTCCACCTGACATCTCCGAAGACAAAAGAATCCGCATTCCCGGAAAAGGCGCACACGGAGCCGATGTATTTTTAAAAGTTAAGCTGACGGAACACCCCCTCTACCGACGCGAAGGCAGCCACATTTACCTCGACTTACCGATTGCACCGTGGGAAGCCGCACTCGGCGAAACCGTCACCGTCAAAACACTGGCGGGTAAAATAAGCTTAAAAATCCCACCCGGCTCGCAATCCGGCAGGAAAATGCGCCTGAAAGGACGCGGCCTTGCAGGACAAGAAGCTGGCGATTTGTATATCGTGCTACAAGTTAGTACCCCGCCTGCTGATACGGCGGAACAAAAAGAGTATTATGCGAAAATGAAAACGCTGTTCACTTGGAACCCCCGACAGCACCTCACTTGA
- a CDS encoding YicC family protein yields MIRSMTAFSHRELTIEHGTLQWEARTVNHRYLDISLRLPEEFRSQENSFRETIQTNLKRGKFEASLRFTPTTGNTNEIRINEPLARALIIACRQLETITDNPEPLKAVDILRWPGVAQDIAPDKDILSAHAKALLQDTLDDLQEMREREGKRLAEFIYQRLDQIAEITVRIRKHRPGIVAAQREKILNRIEELSISPDYNRIEQELVILAQRLDVEEELDRLMAHLDEINAVLERDEPVGRRLDFLMQELNREANTLASKSNDSDTTQAAVDLKVMIEQIREQVQNIE; encoded by the coding sequence ATGATTCGCAGCATGACGGCCTTTTCTCACCGCGAACTGACCATTGAACACGGCACACTCCAATGGGAAGCCCGCACCGTTAATCATCGCTACCTCGACATCAGCCTGCGTTTGCCCGAAGAATTCCGCAGTCAAGAAAACAGTTTCCGCGAAACCATCCAAACCAACCTCAAGCGCGGCAAGTTTGAAGCCAGCTTGCGCTTCACGCCCACCACCGGCAACACCAACGAAATTCGCATCAATGAACCGCTGGCACGCGCCCTGATCATTGCCTGCCGCCAATTGGAAACCATTACCGACAACCCCGAACCCCTCAAAGCGGTCGATATTTTACGCTGGCCGGGCGTGGCACAAGACATCGCTCCCGACAAAGACATCCTCAGCGCTCACGCTAAAGCTTTGCTGCAAGACACGCTCGATGATTTGCAGGAAATGCGCGAACGCGAAGGCAAACGCCTTGCCGAATTCATCTACCAACGCCTTGATCAAATTGCCGAAATTACCGTGCGGATTCGCAAACACCGCCCCGGCATCGTTGCCGCGCAACGCGAAAAAATCCTCAACCGTATTGAAGAACTCAGCATTTCCCCCGACTACAACCGTATTGAGCAAGAACTGGTTATCTTGGCGCAACGGCTGGATGTGGAAGAAGAACTCGACCGCCTGATGGCGCATCTGGATGAAATCAATGCCGTATTGGAACGCGACGAACCCGTCGGGCGGCGCTTGGATTTTTTAATGCAAGAACTCAATCGCGAAGCCAATACCCTCGCCTCCAAATCGAACGATTCTGACACCACGCAAGCCGCCGTTGATCTTAAAGTGATGATCGAACAAATCCGCGAGCAAGTGCAAAACATTGAATAA
- a CDS encoding ComF family protein, with product MKYLAQPWQTLCHHLNPSCAFCGETRIPGYPLCQHCHAELPWLSAEDQRPLPGCTASVSAFAYQAPISSLLLGIKFGRNLREIATLGELTATGILPQLTQVPDAILPVPLHTARLHKRGFNQALELARPLAKQLGIPLLTRPIQRRKSTLPQTELDASQRQHNVHQAFQLHTSLPYRHIAIFDDVITTGATARELAAVLRAQGVAHVDIWSCARAILRQKHELDPQIDYH from the coding sequence GTGAAATACCTCGCACAACCTTGGCAAACACTGTGCCATCACCTCAATCCCAGTTGTGCTTTTTGCGGGGAAACCCGTATTCCCGGCTACCCGCTCTGCCAGCATTGCCATGCTGAATTGCCTTGGTTATCCGCCGAAGATCAGCGCCCATTACCCGGCTGCACCGCCAGTGTGAGCGCATTTGCTTACCAAGCACCGATCAGCAGCTTATTACTTGGCATTAAATTTGGTAGAAATTTGCGCGAAATCGCCACCCTCGGTGAATTAACCGCCACCGGCATTCTGCCACAATTAACGCAAGTGCCGGATGCCATCCTGCCGGTGCCGTTGCATACCGCCCGCTTACACAAACGCGGCTTTAATCAAGCGCTGGAACTGGCACGCCCGCTCGCCAAGCAGTTGGGCATTCCACTGCTGACACGCCCCATTCAGCGCCGCAAATCTACCCTGCCGCAAACCGAACTGGATGCCAGCCAGCGTCAACACAATGTGCATCAAGCTTTTCAATTGCACACCTCACTCCCCTACCGCCACATTGCGATTTTTGATGACGTTATCACCACCGGCGCAACCGCCCGTGAATTGGCGGCAGTATTACGCGCACAAGGCGTTGCGCATGTTGACATCTGGTCGTGCGCCCGCGCTATCTTGCGCCAAAAGCATGAACTTGACCCACAAATCGACTACCATTAA
- the rrtA gene encoding rhombosortase: MLHTSDATAMLRKCTHTGIIAIIFTVLLPLLQFFHDSLLYYRHAIVAGEYWRFWSGSLVHTNHWHLLLNLAGLWLLTFIAPLPFRIRTQLLQIGWLALCVGAGLWWFSPAVIWYAGFSGILYGLFMLGGLSRLQQRDWLTAAIILFGVCGKTGWDWWLGGKSASASLIEAPVIYAAHIYGMTGALLLSIFTHWQGITKP; the protein is encoded by the coding sequence ATGTTGCACACGTCAGACGCCACCGCCATGCTCCGCAAATGCACCCATACGGGCATTATCGCCATCATTTTCACGGTGTTGCTACCATTATTACAATTTTTTCATGACAGTTTATTGTATTACCGTCACGCCATCGTTGCCGGAGAATATTGGCGTTTCTGGTCAGGCAGTCTGGTGCACACCAATCACTGGCATTTATTATTGAATTTAGCGGGCTTGTGGCTGCTAACGTTTATTGCGCCCCTGCCGTTCCGCATCCGCACCCAACTGCTGCAAATCGGTTGGCTGGCACTCTGTGTCGGCGCGGGCTTGTGGTGGTTTAGCCCTGCTGTCATTTGGTACGCAGGCTTTTCGGGGATTCTGTACGGCTTGTTTATGCTGGGCGGCCTATCCCGTTTACAACAGCGCGACTGGCTAACCGCCGCCATTATCTTATTCGGCGTTTGCGGCAAAACGGGATGGGATTGGTGGCTAGGCGGTAAATCAGCTTCCGCGAGCTTAATCGAAGCGCCCGTGATTTACGCCGCGCATATTTACGGCATGACAGGCGCACTGCTCCTGAGCATCTTCACGCACTGGCAAGGCATTACCAAACCGTGA
- the gspG gene encoding type II secretion system major pseudopilin GspG, which yields MSMKKTGQRKPSQAGFSLTELMIVIVIIGILLGLVFSNLNVMGDAQNLKAKKEVGDLKIKLEMYRADNGTFPASGSLNALVNNPGNAPRWRQYMKTLPKDPWGNDYRYLNPGTHGDEMEVYSIGPDKREGNEDDVGSWQL from the coding sequence ATGAGTATGAAGAAGACCGGGCAACGTAAGCCAAGTCAGGCGGGTTTTTCCTTAACCGAATTGATGATCGTGATTGTGATCATCGGCATTTTGCTGGGTTTGGTGTTCAGCAATCTGAACGTGATGGGGGATGCGCAAAACCTGAAAGCCAAAAAAGAAGTCGGTGACTTGAAAATTAAGCTGGAAATGTATCGCGCTGACAACGGCACTTTCCCCGCTTCTGGGTCATTGAATGCCTTGGTGAATAATCCGGGAAATGCACCGCGCTGGCGGCAATACATGAAGACATTGCCGAAAGACCCGTGGGGCAATGATTACCGCTACCTGAATCCGGGTACGCACGGTGATGAAATGGAGGTTTACAGCATTGGGCCGGACAAACGTGAAGGCAATGAAGACGATGTGGGTAGCTGGCAGTTATAA
- a CDS encoding prepilin-type N-terminal cleavage/methylation domain-containing protein has translation MKTMWVAGSYKHSCAHQQGFSLLEMMIVIMVIGILYALAGSMLNLSMSDPLNEEVTRLRERVLMAQDESIVRSQALALGFGETGYAFFAQNDQLQWESLDKDGLLKAHAWNGGYEQVLYLQGQAVSLPDNDNIRPQVFILPTGEMMPFEWHLRDNTQREQIVMFDNVGREVARAAEAN, from the coding sequence ATGAAGACGATGTGGGTAGCTGGCAGTTATAAGCACTCGTGCGCTCACCAGCAGGGATTTTCCTTGCTGGAAATGATGATTGTGATCATGGTCATCGGTATTTTGTATGCCTTGGCGGGGTCAATGTTGAATTTGTCGATGTCTGACCCGTTGAATGAAGAGGTGACGCGCTTACGTGAGCGCGTGCTGATGGCGCAGGATGAAAGCATCGTGCGCTCTCAAGCCTTGGCGTTGGGTTTTGGGGAAACGGGTTACGCTTTTTTTGCGCAAAATGATCAGCTTCAGTGGGAGTCATTGGATAAAGATGGCTTGCTGAAAGCCCATGCGTGGAACGGCGGTTATGAGCAGGTGCTGTATTTACAAGGGCAGGCGGTTAGCTTGCCGGATAATGATAACATTCGCCCGCAGGTTTTCATTTTGCCCACGGGGGAGATGATGCCGTTTGAATGGCATTTGCGCGATAACACCCAACGTGAGCAAATCGTGATGTTCGATAATGTCGGGCGCGAAGTTGCGCGTGCGGCGGAGGCCAACTGA
- the gspI gene encoding type II secretion system minor pseudopilin GspI, with protein MRQQGFNLIEIMFALLLLGLVISVSVETSSGDFASYQRMKDTTLARWVAFNQLAVVQTSKGFPATGKSEGKADMGLDKWQWQQEVLATPDPDLRKVKVSVFREGLPQQILAVELAYVANPQPKVRKVGQ; from the coding sequence ATGCGGCAGCAAGGTTTTAATCTGATCGAAATTATGTTTGCGTTGCTGTTGCTAGGGTTGGTCATTTCGGTCAGCGTGGAAACCAGTAGCGGTGATTTTGCCAGTTACCAGCGCATGAAAGACACGACGTTGGCGCGTTGGGTGGCGTTCAACCAGCTTGCGGTGGTGCAGACGAGCAAAGGCTTTCCGGCAACGGGCAAGTCTGAGGGTAAAGCTGACATGGGGCTGGATAAGTGGCAATGGCAGCAGGAAGTTTTAGCAACGCCTGATCCTGATTTGCGCAAGGTAAAAGTGAGCGTATTCCGCGAAGGGCTGCCGCAACAAATTCTGGCGGTGGAGTTGGCTTATGTGGCGAATCCTCAGCCTAAAGTGCGGAAGGTGGGGCAATGA